A section of the Triticum dicoccoides isolate Atlit2015 ecotype Zavitan chromosome 7A, WEW_v2.0, whole genome shotgun sequence genome encodes:
- the LOC119332409 gene encoding phosphoserine phosphatase, chloroplastic-like: MASSISARTSARHTLSVSPLSSVRSAQTSQLAIRAANPLFPCAKLSQARAVVAAPMKVSKHPSSSCLANRQPSKEVLETWRSADAVCFDVDSTVCLDEGIDELADFCGAGQAVAEWTTKAMTGTVPFEEALAARISLIKPSLSQVQDCLEKRPPRISPGIADLIKTLIANNTEVFLVSGGFRQMIEDRGYKTLVMIGDGATDLEARQPGGADLFICYAGVQMREAVAAKADWTVFEFQELISELPQLNTSQ; encoded by the exons ATGGCCAGTTCAATCAGTGCACGCACCAGCGCACGGCATACTCTGTCGGTTTCTCCATTATCTTCAGTTCGATCAGCACAGACTTCACAGTTAGCGATAAGAGCTGCAAACCCACTCTTCCCTTGTGCCAAACTCTCTCAAGCTCGTGCCGTGGTGGCAGCACCAATGAAGGTCTCCAAGCACCCTTCCTCTTCTTGTTTAGCCAACCGCCAGCCTTCGAAAG AGGTTCTTGAGACATGGCGCAGTGCCGATGCGGTGTGCTTCGATGTGGATAGCACTGTATGCTTGGATGAGGGTATTGATGAGCTTGCTGATTTCTGTGGGGCTGGGCAGGCAGTAGCTGAGTGGACGACAAA GGCAATGACAGGGACCGTTCCATTTGAAGAGGCTCTTGCTGCCCGGATTTCGTTAATCAAGCCATCTCTGTCCCAAGTTCAGGACTGTTTGGAGAAGAGGCCACCCAG GATTTCTCCTGGAATCGCTGATTTGATTAAAACGTTAATAGCTAATAATACTGAAGTGTTCCTTGTGTCAGGAGGTTTCAGACAAATGATTGAG GATCGTGGTTACAAGACGCTGGTTATGATTGGAGATGGTGCAACTGATCTTGAG GCTCGGCAACCTGGTGGAGCAGACTTGTTCATCTGTTACGCCGGTGTCCAGATGAGAGAAGCAGTTGCAGCCAAAGCTGACTGGACCGTCTTTGAATTTCAAGAGCTAATTTCTGAATTGCCGCAGTTAAATACCTCACAGTGA